The following is a genomic window from Geoalkalibacter halelectricus.
CGGCGCGCATCACCCATATCTACGCATCGACGGAAGCCGGTGTCGGCTTTGCAGTGACGGATGGCCGCGCTGGCTTTCCTCTTGCATTTGTCACAGAAGGAATTGGTTGCACAAAACTTCGCATTGATGACCGTGGACATCTCTGGCTGAGGCCGCCGATGTCGCCCACCATCGACCAAGAAGGTTACATCGACACCGGAGACCGGGTCGAAGTTCGTGGCGATCGGGTCTACTTTCTTGGTCGCTACAATGGTGTAATCAACGTCGGCGGCAACAAGGTTCATCCAGAAAGGGTAGAAGAGGTATTGCGGGAACTGCCACAAATCCTTGAAGTTCGGGTATCAGGCAAAAAAAATCCCTTGATTGGCGAATTGGTCGTGGCGGATGTTGTCCCCAGGGGAGCGCCGGGGGACGAAACCCTGCGACGTGATATTCTTTCCCATTGCCGTCGCCATCTGGAGCCCTGGCAAGTACCGGCAATGGTGCGCTTTGTACCCCAGATCGGCATTTTACCCGCCGGAAAACTCAATCGGACTGGAGCCTAGTCATGGACACTGTCGTCGTCACCGGAGGCACGCGCGGATTGGGGCTGGGCATCGTACGTCGGTTGCTTTCTGAAGGCTACCGGGTCATCGCCCTCGGCCGCACCTTGTCCGAAGAGCTCGCCGTGCTCATCAACGAGAACTCATCGCGCCTCATTTTCGAAACCTATAATCTCAATGACCTTTCTGGAATTCATGCCTTTGCGGCGCGCCTGCAAAAGGATTACGGCCCGCTCTATGGCCTGGTCAATAACGCTGCCCTCGGTCACGGTGCCCTCCTGCCGACCCAGCACGAAAACGAGATTGGCGCACTGCTTCGTGTCAATCTTGAAGCACCGATTCTGCTCACCAAATATTTGCTGCGCTCGATGCTCATTGCCGGACGCGGCCGCATCGTCAACATCAGCTCGGTCGTAGCCACCACCGGTTACAAAGGCCTGGCGGTCTACGGCGCAACCAAAGCCGGCCTGATCGGCTTCACCCGCTCCCTGGCGCGGGACGTCGGCAAAGCGGGGATCACGGTCAATGCCGTTGCTCCTGGTTACATGGAAACAGATATGACGCACGGTTTGGAAGGTGAAAAACTGGAATCTATCCGGCGGCGCAGCCCTCTGGGACGGTTACCTGAAATTGAAGATGTGGCCGGGGCAGTGTCTTACCTTCTCAGCGCACAAGCCCGCAATATCACTGGCATCACCCTCACGGTGGATGCCGGCAGCACAGCTTGACAAGGAGGCGATCCATGGCAGTCATCCTGGTGGTTGCAGCGCACCCCGA
Proteins encoded in this region:
- a CDS encoding SDR family NAD(P)-dependent oxidoreductase, which produces MDTVVVTGGTRGLGLGIVRRLLSEGYRVIALGRTLSEELAVLINENSSRLIFETYNLNDLSGIHAFAARLQKDYGPLYGLVNNAALGHGALLPTQHENEIGALLRVNLEAPILLTKYLLRSMLIAGRGRIVNISSVVATTGYKGLAVYGATKAGLIGFTRSLARDVGKAGITVNAVAPGYMETDMTHGLEGEKLESIRRRSPLGRLPEIEDVAGAVSYLLSAQARNITGITLTVDAGSTA